In Leishmania donovani BPK282A1 complete genome, chromosome 1, one DNA window encodes the following:
- a CDS encoding potassium channel subunit-like protein has product MKSAQGGGKRRGRASAAARTHTHTHLSLSPCVAATAAAVSVMLISALHNVAHLSSLPPSLSLFLHTLVNPSPPLPLREGVQHGKEVCTAAAPSPSHGLFATAACYRALMCTVLLLSPLCLVLAEVFLCASRCVRGVRTRPTSSPSLPCSAASRILRFSTYTRLRASLVAVASREKREASSMTGASSVMPAPDDAATPTTAAARFTAEDPNASTTTIPAVEASAAATHAQVHLNAKVFMVNLGQDVQTTVLGRFRNLQGTIHSQLRNLQNNVANLRHSTGIPPEALHSRWVYHYNHSALGIHSLRKLFDVIEQRYSHVSILLLLCNVGLEAAAFGIYLHVQNGHVTEDWREFDWGLGYFIAEVLLSVVFMASWISLLAVEAKKWNYVLNARSLMNYLSSGWMLLLALGALLTLDRAWTHVYAPMFLRVWWLHESLLSLLNYPQISVYFTENRLEMVRSMIQCIAVVGISVGILQAVESFCGDPVEYFDMVYMMLLSFSSIGYGDVTPLTVQGRLLMIIFIGVGFSYFVPILQYVADLGVYHLSYAYYTTCFKRTDHVVICGHLGYNELRMQLKNVFAEDRHYLNMSVVLLLREQPSAQVLLLLNSPKYRSAVHLLVGDPGVPTDLDRCNARGASAMFLLGAGTNSSYYSDYDLAAQTMTVNALVPDLPLYILLHRSRYTKSLMPSRAIVLEFERLNHNLLGLGCVLPGMIPLVANLMRMFDPMTTEALWELRDFKDLLGLSGSAASLRAMRKMWAPKRPMLTYGSATIELGLGAEPDWMSTYEASLAQHVDTVAAPPPVQRGHYTVVRLARLLYRTDITLIGVVRSSGSGDSVVELAPRGSLVGVKKLIVICDVRRAAQDIVDEIVNDATRGSTSSAAAGAPAIRPPPPAGVQATAVTVVPIPAREDAGAVWNSSATTTTIAPTSRASQTSLKPAAAPAPAPAPAPATATAATVIGASAVELPRRPHRVACERAAEARMPHNDSSLVLSAAIATEDDDKNDDNEDALIGALASPVLLDAVGRGRPACMGARVGAPATVSPSSPVVAASRSVLRVEPDVRHLANHYVFIDLSSAHERTNWSREAAVESRTAKAADYYDIMRPVRQHDPDSNIVLLANDTNYDSLNNMWEEEDVTGSLIVVQGCGLFTSDLRRCNVAKAAAVVIFSAGDRCDEHGDSLSVLVMQLVRQLISEDKHGSAADIPIVVEVDHAELVPLFAPAMTVGKDVKTAEWVLEPSFMSGCVVCRHMLDTGLQEMYFTPELHDVLEQLLSSKSESLLVTVMAPDAAWTVYEDATSFGVDNGLLPLAIHRFHEMIRDDTSVSFRYIITNPPPSFPLHPDDFIYCLKLCDP; this is encoded by the coding sequence atgaaaagcGCTCAGGGAGgcgggaagagaaggggccGAGCAAgtgccgctgcacgcacgcacacacacacacacctctccctctctccctgtgttgcggcgacggcggcggcggtgtcggtgaTGCTCATATCTGCCCTTCATAATGTTGCGCATCTatcttccctccctccctccctctctctcttcttgcaCACTCTCGtcaacccctccccccccctccctctgcggGAGGGTGTGCAGCACGGGAAAGAGGTctgcacggctgctgccccctccccctcccacggGCTGttcgccactgccgcgtGTTATCGTGCGTTGATGTGCACAGTCCTGCTTCTGTCACCACTGTGCCTTGTGCTCGCTGAAGtctttctctgtgcgtcTCGCTGCGTGCGTGGAGTGCGCACACGGCCCACATCCTCTCCCTCACTGCCGTGctccgctgcctcgcgcATCTTGCGCTTTTCGACATACACACGCCTGCGTGCTTCCCTGGTAGCCGTGGCATcacgagagaagagggaagcgTCGTCGATGACTGGCGCGTCGTCGGTGATGCCGGCGCCAGATGACGCAGCGACgcccaccactgccgccgcgcgcttcACCGCCGAGGACCCGAACGCCAGCACGACGACGATTCCAGCCGTCGAggcatccgccgccgcgacccaCGCCCAGGTGCACCTCAACGCGAAGGTGTTCATGGTCAACCTCGGCCAGGACGTGCAGACAACGGTACTTGGCCGCTTCCGAAACCTGCAGGGCACCATACACTCACAGCTGCGCAACCTGCAGAACAACGTTGCCAACCTGCGCCACTCCACCGGCATCCCGCCCGAGGCGCTGCACAGCCGCTGGGTCTATCACTACAACCACTCTGCCCTCGGCATCCACAGCCTCCGTAAGCTGTTCGACGTCATCGAGCAGCGCTACTCGCACGTGTCTAtcctgctgctcttgtgcAACGTCGGCCtcgaggccgccgccttcggcATCTACCTTCACGTGCAGAACGGCCACGTCACGGAGGACTGGCGCGAGTTTGACTGGGGCCTCGGCTACTTCATcgccgaggtgctgctcaGCGTCGTCTTCATGGCCAGCTGGAtctcgctgctggcggtggaggcTAAGAAGTGGAACTACGTACTCAACGCGCGCTCGCTCATGAACTacctcagcagcggctggatgctgctgctcgcgctcgGCGCGCTCCTCACGCTGGACCGGGCCTGGACGCACGTCTACGCACCCATGTTCCTGCGCGTGTGGTGGCTGCACGAAAGCCTACTGTCGCTGCTGAACTACCCGCAGATCAGCGTCTACTTCACCGAGAACCGACTCGAGATGGTGCGCTCCATGATCCAgtgcatcgccgtcgtcggcatCAGCGTCGGCATCCTCCAGGCCGTCGAGAGCTTCTGCGGCGACCCTGTCGAGTACTTCGACATGGTCTACATGATGCTGCTGTCCTTCTCGTCCATCGGCTACGGCGACGTGACGCCGCTCACGGTGCAAGGCCGCCTTCTCATGATCATCTTCATTGGTGTCGGCTTCAGCTACTTCGTGCCCATCCTGCAATACGTGGCCGACCTCGGCGTGTACCACCTCTCCTATGCGTACTACACCACGTGTTTCAAGCGCACAGACCACGTCGTGATATGCGGCCACCTCGGCTACAACGAGCTGCGCATGCAGCTGAAGAACGTCTTTGCTGAGGACCGGCATTACCTGAACATGagcgtggtgctgctgctccgcgagCAGCCGTccgcgcaggtgctgctaCTGCTCAACTCCCCCAAGTACCGCAGCGCtgtgcacctcctcgtcggcgatCCGGGGGTCCCGACGGACCTCGATCGCTGCAACGCGCGCGGTGCCTCTGCCATGTTCCTCTTGGGTGCGGGTACCAACTCCAGCTATTACAGCGACTACGACCTGGCCGCGCAGACCATGACTGTCAACGCGCTCGTCCCCGATCTTCCGCTGTACatcctgctgcaccgctcaCGCTACACGAAGTCTTTGATGCCAAGTCGCGCCATCGTGCTGGAGTTCGAGCGACTGAACCACAACCTGCTGGGGCTGGGCTGCGTGCTGCCGGGCATGATACCCCTTGTCGCCAATCTCATGCGCATGTTCGACCCCATGACGACTGAGGCGCTCTGGGAGCTCCGCGACTTCAAGGACCTCCTCGggctcagcggcagcgcggcgagctTGCGCGCGATGCGGAAGATGTGGGCGCCCAAACGCCCCATGCTCACCTACGGCTCCGCGACCATCGAACTGGGCCTCGGTGCGGAGCCGGACTGGATGAGCACGTACGAGGCGTCACTCGCACAGCACGTGgacacggtggcggcgccgccgccggtgcagcggggCCACTACACCGTCGTCCGCCTGGCACGCTTGCTGTACCGCACCGATATAACGCTCATCGGTgtcgtgcgcagcagcggaagcggcgacAGTGTCGTCGAGCTGGCGCCACGCGGCTCGCTGGTCGGCGTGAAGAAGCTCATCGTCATCTGCgacgtgcgccgcgccgcgcaggaCATCGTGGACGAGATCGTCAACGACGccacgcgcggcagcaccagcagcgccgcggccggcgcACCCGCCATccgcccgccaccgccggccgGCGTGCaggccaccgccgtcacggTCGTGCCCATCCCCGCCAGAGAagacgccggcgctgtcTGGAACTCCAGCGCCACGACCACCACTATCGCGCCAACCTCGCGCGCCAGCCAGACGTCGCTGaagccagcggcggcaccggcgccagcaccagcaccagcaccggccacagccacagcagcaaccgttatcggcgccagcgcggtggaactgccgcggcggccgcaccgTGTGGCATGCGAGCGTGCTGCGGAGGCGCGGATGCCGCACAACGACTCGAGCCTCgtgctcagcgccgccatcgccacaGAAGACGATGACAAGAACGACGACAACGAAGACGCGCTGATTggggcgctggcgtcgccagtgctgctggacgcggTGGGTCGCGGCCGCCCGGCTTGCATGGGCGCCAGGGTAGGCGCACCGGCCACGGTAAGCCCGTCCTCACCGGTggtcgccgcctcgcgcagcgtgctgcgcgtggAGCCGGACGTGCGCCACCTCGCCAACCACTACGTCTTCATCGATCTATCCAGCGCACACGAACGCACCAACTGGTCgcgcgaggccgccgtcgAGTCGCGCACCGCCAAGGCGGCCGACTACTACGACATCATGCGCCCGGTGCGCCAGCACGATCCCGACAGCAACATCGTGCTGCTCGCGAACGACACCAACTACGACAGCCTCAACAACAtgtgggaagaggaggacgtCACCGGGTCCCTCATCGTCGTGCAGGGATGCGGCCTCTTCACATCCgatctgcgccgctgcaacgttgccaaggcggccgccgtcgtcatctTCTCCGCCGGCGATCGCTGCGACGAGCACGGCGACTCGCTGTCCGTACTCGTCAtgcagctggtgcgccaGCTCATCAGCGAGGACaagcacggcagcgccgccgacatccCCATCGTCGTCGAAGTCGATCACGCCGAACTGGTGCCGCTTTTCGCGCCCGCCATGACCGTCGGCAAGGACGTCAAGACGGCGGAGTGGGTATTGGAGCCAAGCTTCATGTCTGGCTGCGTCGTGTGCCGCCACATGCTTGACACAGGCCTGCAGGAAATGTACTTCACTCCCGAGCTGCACGACgtgctcgagcagctgctgtcgTCCAAGTCTGAGTCGCTGCTCGTCACCGTCATGGCGCCGGACGCGGCGTGGACCGTCTACGAAGACGCCACGTCGTTCGGCGTCGACAAcggcctgctgccgctcgctaTCCACCGCTTCCACGAGATGATCAGAGACGACACCAGCGTTTCCTTTCGCTACATCATCACCAACCCGCCGCCTTCCTTCCCGCTGCACCCCGACGACTTCATCTACTGCCTCAAGCTGTGTGACCCGTAG
- a CDS encoding calcium/potassium channel (CAKC), putative gives MDKRMSLWPVRMRLGRRSDRPPVFMDEHYAHSAQRFRSLRNFVEFLDQRHTNVSVFGLLAHTTMEVVSVAFYVWTSQVAAATSVTEFAWDLPVFIVELVLSIIFFLAWVGLFFFEPDKKAYLISWLSLVNAMTSIPMIVIGIGALKDSSWRSVWVPMYLRVWWLCDCLSVLIDYPQIARHTPEVWREMVRYFIRLFAVMCTCVGTHQIVESCSGEYVDLYDSLYLIIAAFATIGFGDVTASTTPARIFMIAFIVIGICFFLPLFQRLAVIAERSQLHNTFGGGGSASWLRRGWKHPHVIICGQFSDLSVELLLRNFYAGWRKYLDTCIVLMAPEEHSPEVRLTANLPWLKGRVTLMVGDPAKPKDLDRAKARDADAIFLFGDSRSTAYYQDYTIIAQSVAVSLYDRNLPQHLLLHRNCTVKQISPYAASVLEVERILHHLLGLSMAHPGVVPLIVNLLRTYESLPSDITLSRHWVEQYEYSLRNDMYGLEIPDALRGREFRVLARSFFEKDVTLIGILNARSVVQLNPRELVPNAKKLILIAKTMKVAQDATDAIARDHEQTFGEEMLAAPDPDEHDRAKRRRARSRFLASLSSSSSSSSSGVDGDVGDRNGASKQRGDRWPRQTAHVSASRPATPTATTTDSQRTQPVRPHGAAAALENGNGLARAFPSVVSLHPSGSSIAAEDDSGDEFDARSRVVAAAPSPPSSMRGPPVRSGALMRIDDAFDLENHFVVVDLSSAKAKDESSRYAQEAVNTAVAHDIFHVTMPVRQAYPANDIVLLTNDVSFGPYLDYYWSVHRQNSANPVKCISGCGLNTADLRRCNLERCAGCCVFYAGDISRSGSTSAMSMLTVLSINDILHGIPSFPVVVELEGLANLPLFPPHAEDPRLRTKAEIDFVYEPNFIIGNAVSRLMLFPALQRTYFMEEFIDVMDVLISGHAPDTPALARLPLSLCQTELQTYEDVVVYCLKFGYLPIALQRRIVDVRNPSIDGQRFVLTNPPRALPVNQQTDLLFYITPG, from the coding sequence ATGGACAAGCGCATGTCGCTGTGGCCTGTGCGGATGCGGCTggggcgccgcagcgaccgGCCACCGGTATTCATGGACGAGCACTACGCGCActcggcgcagcgcttccgCTCGCTGCGTAATTTTGTTGAGTTCCTCGACCAGCGCCACACCAACGTGTCGGTCTTCGGCCTGCTCGCGCACACCACCATGGAGGTCGTCTCCGTTGCCTTCTACGTGTGGACATCGCAGGTGGCTGCTGCAACGTCGGTGACCGAGTTCGCGTGGGACCTGCCGGTCTTCATCGTCGAGTTGGTGCTGAGCATCATCTTCTTTCTGGCGTGGGTGGGGCTGTTCTTCTTCGAGCCTGACAAGAAGGCGTACCTGATCTCGTGGCTGTCGCTGGTGAACGCCATGACGAGCATTCCCATGATCGTGATCGGCATCGGCGCGCTCAAGGACTCGAGCTGGCGCTCCGTCTGGGTGCCCATGTACCTCCGCGTGTGGTGGCTTTGTGACTGCCTCAGCGTGCTCATCGACTACCCGCAGATCGCACGCCACACTCCGGAGGTGTGGCGAGAGATGGTCCGCTACTTTATTCGGCTGTTCGCGGTCATGTGCACATGCGTTGGCACGCACCAGATCGTGGAGTCCTGCTCAGGGGAGTACGTGGACTTGTACGACTCCTTGTATCTTATtatcgccgccttcgccacgATCGGCTTCGGCGACGTCACTGCCTCCACGACACCAGCGCGCATCTTCATGATCGCGTTCATCGTCATCGGCATCTGCTTCTTCCTTCCACTGTTCCAGCGACTCGCTGTGATTGCCGAACGCAGCCAGCTCCACAACaccttcggcggcggcggctctgcgtcgtggctgcgccgcggctggaAGCACCCGCATGTGATCATCTGCGGGCAGTTCAGCGACCTCTCcgtcgagctgctgcttAGGAACTTCTACGCGGGCTGGCGCAAGTACCTTGACACATGCATCGTGCTCATGGCGCCGGAGGAGCACTCGCCGGAGGTGCGGCTGACGGCGAACCTGCCGTGGCTGAAGGGCCGCGTGACGCTCATGGTGGGCGACCCCGCGAAGCCGAAGGACCTCGACCGCGCCAAGGCacgcgacgccgacgccatTTTTCTGTTCGGCGACTCGCGCTCGACCGCCTACTACCAGGACTACACCATCATTGCGCAGTCCGTGGCGGTGAGCCTGTACGACCGGaacctgccgcagcacctgctgctgcaccgcaacTGCACGGTGAAGCAGATCAGCCCGTACGCGGCGAgcgtgctggaggtggagcgcATACTGCACCACCTGTTGGGGCTGTCCATGGCGCATCCCGGCGTCGTGCCGCTCATCGTCAACCTGCTGCGCACCTACgagtcgctgccgtccgACATCACGCTGTCGCGGCACTGGGTAGAGCAGTACGAGTACTCGCTGCGCAACGACATGTACGGGCTAGAGATTCcggacgcgctgcgcgggcgCGAGTTCCGCGTGCTGGCACGATCCTTTTTTGAGAAGGACGTCACGCTCATCGGCATCCTCAACGCGCGCAGCGTCGTGCAGCTCAACCCTCGCGAGCTCGTGCCAAACGCGAAGAAGCTCATCCTGATCGCGAAGACGATGAAGGTGGCACAGGACGCCACCGACGCCATCGCGCGAGACCATGAGCAGACCTTTGGCGAGGAGATGCTTGCGGCGCCGGACCCTGATGAGCACGACCGTGCgaagcggcgacgcgcaAGGTCTCGCTTCCTCGCcagcctcagcagcagcagcagtagtaGTAGTAGCGGTGTCGACGGCGATGTTGGAGACCGCAACGGTGCGTCGAAGCAGCGTGGGGACCGGTGGCCGAGGCAGACCGCACACGTCAGCGCGTCGCGGCCCGCGACGCCAACGGCCACGACAACCGACTCGCAGAGAACGCAGCCGGTGCGACCAcacggtgcggcagcagcgctagagAACGGCAACGGCCTGGCGCGTGCCTTCCCCAGTGTAGTCTCGTTGCATcccagcggcagctccatcgccgctgaggacgacagcggcgacgagtTTGACGCGAGGAGCCgcgttgtcgctgccgcaccgtcgccgccgagctCCATGCGCGGACCTCCGGTGCGCAGCGGGGCGCTGATGCGTATCGACGACGCTTTCGACCTCGAGAACcacttcgtcgtcgtcgacctGTCCTCCGCCAAGGCCAAGGACGAGTCCAGCCGCTACGCGCAGGAGGCTGTCaacaccgccgtcgcgcacgaCATCTTCCACGTCACAATGCCAGTGCGTCAGGCGTACCCCGCCAACGACATCGTGCTGCTCACCAACGACGTCAGCTTCGGCCCCTACCTCGACTACTACTGGAGCGTGCACCGCCAGAACAGCGCCAACCCTGTCAAGTGcatcagcggctgcggcctcAATACCGCCgacctgcgccgctgcaaccttgagcgctgcgccggctgctgcgtcttcTATGCCGGCGACATCAGCCGCTCCGGCTCCACCAGCGCCATGTCCATGCTTACCGTGCTGTCCATAAACGATATCCTGCACGGCATCCCGTCCTtccccgtcgtcgtcgagctCGAGGGCCTTGCCAACCTGCCTCTGTTCCCGCCGCACGCCGAGGAcccgcgcctgcgcacgaAGGCGGAGATCGACTTTGTGTACGAGCCAAACTTCATCATCGGCAACGCCGTCAGCCGCCTCATGCTGTTccccgcgctgcagcgcacctaCTTCATGGAGGAGTTCATCGACGTCATGGACGTGCTCATCAGCGGCCACGCTCCCGACACGCCCGCGCTcgcgcgcctgccgctgtcgctgtgccAGACAGAGCTCCAGACCTACGAGGACGTCGTCGTCTACTGCCTCAAGTTCGGCTATCTGCCCAtcgctctgcagcgccgcatcgtcgACGTGCGCAACCCGTCCATCGACGGCCAGCGCTTCGTGCTCACGAacccgccgcgcgcgctgccaGTGAACCAGCAGACGGACCTGCTCTTCTACATCACGCCAGGGTAG